One Synechococcus sp. CC9605 genomic window carries:
- a CDS encoding acyl carrier protein, giving the protein MVLREGSPDKQELEGRLVEILHRISGADPAAITPDARLMEDIGIDSLGFYEILIEADTCFGIRIQEEQLLQFKTVGDIQNHLASLDIDPPNAQTA; this is encoded by the coding sequence GTGGTGTTGAGAGAGGGATCTCCCGATAAGCAAGAGCTAGAGGGCCGCCTCGTCGAGATCCTGCATCGCATTTCCGGCGCCGACCCTGCAGCGATCACCCCGGATGCCCGTCTGATGGAAGACATCGGAATTGATTCCTTGGGGTTTTACGAAATCCTGATCGAGGCCGACACCTGTTTCGGTATTCGTATCCAGGAGGAGCAACTCCTGCAATTCAAGACGGTGGGTGATATTCAGAACCATCTGGCATCGCTCGATATCGATCCCCCCAACGCCCAAACCGCCTAA
- a CDS encoding 1-acyl-sn-glycerol-3-phosphate acyltransferase → MFARLFLLLSAYLAYLAQLPLLVLGYKKSASLLSSVFSRQLLKSLGVNVVVKSNFDWSVPARGYVHIYNHENPLDVFIIQGYLRIPSITTASSHLGKILPFFDRCASNAGHILLDHMDSESRRASVLKSFDVMSTHGQMIIAPNGSLVTSIYQRASRSPQVLARKFSTRIAPWVFRYGDIGLSRNDLYSPFAILVKRLMAPEAEITCSLYEEDLDSIPVSLPKKSFEPAVIDFYCSRKEQC, encoded by the coding sequence TTGTTTGCACGTCTTTTTTTGCTTCTTAGTGCGTATCTTGCTTATTTGGCTCAGCTCCCGTTGCTGGTGCTGGGCTACAAAAAATCTGCTTCCCTGTTGTCATCAGTTTTTTCACGTCAACTATTAAAATCTTTGGGTGTAAATGTTGTTGTCAAGTCCAATTTTGATTGGTCGGTACCAGCGAGAGGATATGTTCATATCTATAATCATGAAAACCCCTTGGATGTCTTCATTATTCAGGGCTATTTGAGGATTCCTAGTATCACGACAGCAAGTTCGCATCTTGGAAAAATATTGCCTTTTTTTGACCGTTGTGCCAGCAACGCTGGTCATATTCTTCTTGATCATATGGATTCGGAGTCTAGGCGAGCATCTGTTTTGAAGTCTTTCGACGTCATGTCAACGCACGGGCAAATGATTATTGCCCCGAATGGCTCGCTTGTGACATCGATTTATCAGCGTGCCTCAAGAAGCCCACAAGTTCTCGCAAGAAAATTTTCAACACGTATTGCGCCTTGGGTGTTTAGATATGGAGATATTGGCCTTTCGAGAAATGATCTTTACAGTCCTTTTGCGATTTTGGTGAAGCGCTTGATGGCTCCAGAGGCAGAGATAACGTGCTCGCTCTATGAGGAAGATTTAGATTCCATACCAGTCAGTCTGCCAAAGAAGTCATTTGAGCCTGCGGTTATAGATTTTTACTGCTCGAGGAAAGAACAATGCTGA
- a CDS encoding beta-ketoacyl-[acyl-carrier-protein] synthase family protein, with amino-acid sequence MAVRQHISQRVSIVGWGSVSPLGCDAESTWESVLAERSGISSLTADWSKDLPVRISGCVPVAATQSLEPLLQRRSDRCAQLGLLAARKAWAMASAAIGSIDPARVAVVLGTGIGGLHTMHEQHNQLTHGGPARVNPLTVPMLIPDAASGQVAIDLGLHGGAHTPVSACASGAEAMMLAQMLLNDKRADLVLAGGTEAPVNRLGLVGFSAMRALSCRNDAPEQASRPYGKDRDGFVLSEGAGVLAMMREEDTPRGSALGWQLACGSSSDGHHIVAPEPQGIQASRAIEDALNRAGIEPRDLCAVQAHATGTVLGDLAEARSLRRSLGHAADHLPVFAPKGQLGHLLGAAGAVEAIIGIQALHKGILPRTINSDPLDPEININVTTEKPVKLKNTSKEQFMLKNSFGFGGHNISIVLSSSSKNL; translated from the coding sequence ATGGCAGTACGGCAGCACATCTCCCAGCGGGTCTCGATCGTGGGCTGGGGTTCCGTATCACCCCTGGGCTGTGACGCCGAATCAACCTGGGAAAGCGTCCTGGCGGAGCGCTCCGGCATCAGCTCCCTGACGGCAGACTGGAGCAAAGATCTACCGGTACGCATTTCTGGATGCGTGCCCGTTGCCGCCACCCAATCCCTTGAGCCTCTGCTGCAACGGCGCTCTGACCGCTGCGCACAACTGGGTTTGCTGGCTGCTCGAAAGGCCTGGGCCATGGCCTCAGCAGCCATCGGAAGCATTGACCCAGCCCGAGTTGCTGTGGTGCTGGGGACCGGGATCGGCGGACTCCACACCATGCATGAACAGCACAATCAGCTGACCCACGGAGGGCCGGCACGGGTCAATCCACTCACCGTGCCAATGCTGATCCCTGATGCGGCTTCTGGCCAAGTAGCCATCGACCTAGGCCTTCACGGAGGTGCGCACACCCCAGTCTCGGCCTGCGCGTCGGGAGCTGAGGCAATGATGCTGGCCCAGATGCTGCTCAACGACAAGCGTGCCGATCTCGTGCTGGCCGGCGGCACCGAAGCACCCGTGAACCGGCTTGGGCTTGTCGGCTTCTCGGCCATGAGGGCTCTCTCCTGCAGAAACGATGCCCCTGAGCAGGCGTCCCGGCCTTACGGCAAAGACCGTGACGGGTTCGTGCTTTCGGAAGGAGCAGGAGTCCTAGCGATGATGCGAGAGGAAGACACCCCAAGAGGTTCAGCTCTTGGCTGGCAACTCGCCTGCGGCAGCAGCAGCGACGGCCATCACATCGTGGCACCAGAACCCCAAGGGATCCAGGCGAGTCGAGCCATTGAAGATGCTCTCAATCGTGCCGGAATTGAACCGCGGGATCTGTGCGCCGTTCAGGCCCACGCCACCGGCACCGTTCTGGGTGACCTCGCTGAAGCACGCTCCCTCCGAAGGAGTCTCGGACATGCCGCTGACCACCTCCCCGTGTTTGCACCCAAGGGACAACTCGGGCATTTACTGGGAGCAGCAGGAGCGGTTGAGGCAATCATTGGGATTCAAGCCCTTCACAAAGGAATACTTCCAAGAACGATCAATTCAGACCCTCTAGATCCAGAAATCAACATCAATGTAACGACAGAAAAGCCTGTCAAATTAAAAAATACAAGCAAAGAACAATTTATGCTGAAAAATTCATTTGGATTTGGTGGTCACAATATCAGCATTGTTCTTTCCTCGAGCAGTAAAAATCTATAA
- a CDS encoding GNAT family N-acyltransferase, with the protein MTQTGPSAQSDVLLPHGWRDANHTSSMLFRLDGLELHLIPGEKFKVVADAVGTLRESTYRQQLSGSGNTRDLDGRDSAYDHLILLEPSSGALAGSARLQFVPQFMAAEELPGSQQSYLEHVYPGIKATLAQQTHHVEIGRVALAPRFQRQPHSLMALFRGGLLIAAHSGFSILHGLVSYNHFAHSDAVNAAFLSALMRPPYRRTSPALPPPRHPINAIQPRNTPHPISNVQALELAIRQDHSEDFRLPVLLRQYFNLMEAKVCDLSLARDFNQITEILMAADLSRLPKDRLAFFIDVDHQPVYQQFSWYRGK; encoded by the coding sequence ATGACGCAGACCGGACCATCAGCGCAGAGTGACGTCCTGCTTCCTCACGGTTGGCGAGACGCCAATCACACGAGCAGCATGTTGTTCCGCCTCGACGGTCTAGAGCTTCATCTGATCCCCGGAGAAAAATTTAAAGTCGTCGCAGATGCCGTTGGCACACTGCGGGAATCCACCTACCGCCAACAGCTCTCCGGGTCAGGCAACACCCGGGACCTCGATGGCCGCGACTCGGCTTATGACCATCTGATCCTGTTGGAGCCCAGCAGCGGAGCCCTCGCCGGGTCCGCCCGGTTGCAATTCGTTCCTCAATTCATGGCCGCCGAGGAGCTCCCTGGTAGCCAACAGTCCTACCTGGAGCACGTCTATCCCGGCATCAAAGCGACGCTGGCGCAGCAAACACATCACGTGGAGATCGGTCGGGTTGCTCTAGCCCCACGATTTCAGCGCCAACCGCACTCTCTGATGGCTTTGTTCCGCGGAGGCCTCCTGATCGCAGCCCACTCGGGATTCAGCATCCTGCACGGATTGGTCTCTTACAACCACTTCGCCCACAGCGATGCCGTCAATGCAGCCTTTCTCAGTGCGTTGATGCGCCCTCCTTATCGCAGAACGAGCCCGGCATTACCGCCACCACGACACCCGATCAACGCCATCCAGCCACGTAACACCCCCCACCCGATCAGCAACGTTCAGGCATTAGAGCTGGCTATCCGACAGGACCACAGCGAAGACTTCCGTCTTCCTGTGCTGTTGCGCCAGTATTTCAACCTGATGGAAGCCAAGGTCTGCGACCTCTCCTTGGCACGGGATTTCAACCAGATCACGGAAATTTTGATGGCCGCCGATCTCTCACGCTTGCCGAAGGATCGCCTGGCCTTCTTCATCGACGTTGATCATCAACCCGTCTACCAGCAATTCAGCTGGTACCGAGGCAAGTGA
- a CDS encoding capsular biosynthesis protein, with amino-acid sequence MGPIGLFFARFCRYLQGCGIPVTKVAFPLREFGFPADVCVSYSKGMDSWRPFLRRLIEERGIRHIFMYGDFIIPHRIAIEEARNLGVEAWVFELGYLRPNYVTLERDRVNARSNLNKPAIFYRELPPCDQLPQNIVLDPGWRWRKAWKAPTFIQHAFTRYPIIEGEHKLQPSPRFLWCQVRGSWRYWLYRWQEQSVKQRLLEHCSFFLAVLQVSSDSQIQMGSPYRGMHDFIEDVIRSFAGHAHASDHLAFKHHPRDRGYNNYASLIRLLAKQYGVTGRVHYFHDGPLSRYLRTCRGVITVNSTVGLQALFHAVPTKTMGHTFYNLEGLTDQKPLDGFWCDPQPSNRALFYRFYNHLVLTTQVNGNFDGDFPFRTTFPIGPEARQLPPSPRLPVLIPENSVNALQLLGRIFCRLFCLTLALALFALMNVCVWMKWRDSADKLFSILSAFLLRSLGVQVIVDDSQVCERVGFNIIQVYDQSSWFDLLVARGSFGLNTLFADSGNLRFERCSGVDLSIDESNENINSYTDLCVGGRQICIPFAANNRELVKSFWSVCRSCNLLIVPWIFVYENSVDFNINTVDKFLRLFCSRLASPVLLVRARRARSSAINCPSGMNAEEFVMKVESMFFS; translated from the coding sequence ATGGGCCCCATCGGTCTGTTCTTTGCTCGTTTCTGCCGCTACCTGCAGGGCTGTGGCATCCCGGTGACCAAGGTGGCGTTCCCCCTGAGGGAATTCGGCTTCCCGGCCGATGTTTGTGTGTCTTACAGCAAGGGGATGGACAGCTGGCGTCCCTTCCTGCGTCGGCTGATTGAGGAACGGGGCATTCGCCACATTTTTATGTATGGCGATTTCATCATTCCCCATCGAATCGCCATTGAAGAAGCACGCAACCTTGGGGTTGAGGCCTGGGTGTTTGAGCTGGGTTATCTGCGCCCCAACTATGTGACTCTCGAGCGGGATCGGGTCAATGCCCGCTCCAATCTCAACAAGCCAGCGATTTTTTATCGGGAGCTGCCCCCCTGCGACCAGCTGCCCCAGAACATCGTTCTTGATCCCGGTTGGCGCTGGCGCAAAGCCTGGAAGGCCCCGACGTTCATTCAGCACGCCTTCACCCGCTACCCGATCATCGAGGGTGAGCACAAACTTCAGCCCTCGCCCAGGTTTCTCTGGTGTCAAGTGCGTGGAAGCTGGCGCTACTGGCTTTACCGCTGGCAGGAACAATCGGTGAAGCAGCGGTTGCTTGAACACTGCTCGTTCTTCCTGGCTGTTCTGCAGGTCTCCAGTGATTCCCAGATTCAGATGGGGTCGCCTTACCGGGGCATGCACGACTTCATCGAAGACGTGATTCGATCCTTTGCCGGCCATGCGCACGCCTCCGACCACCTGGCCTTCAAGCACCATCCCCGGGATCGGGGCTACAACAACTACGCCTCTTTAATCCGTCTGCTTGCTAAGCAATACGGCGTCACAGGCCGGGTGCACTACTTCCACGATGGCCCCCTCAGCCGCTATCTGCGCACTTGCCGTGGGGTGATCACGGTGAATAGCACCGTGGGGCTGCAAGCCCTGTTCCATGCGGTGCCCACCAAGACGATGGGGCACACCTTCTACAACCTGGAGGGATTGACGGATCAGAAACCTCTCGACGGCTTTTGGTGTGATCCTCAGCCTAGCAATCGAGCCCTGTTCTATCGCTTCTATAACCATCTGGTGCTCACCACCCAGGTGAATGGCAATTTCGATGGGGACTTCCCCTTCCGCACCACCTTCCCAATCGGTCCGGAGGCCCGTCAGCTCCCCCCCAGCCCACGCCTGCCGGTCTTAATTCCTGAAAATTCAGTTAATGCCTTGCAGTTGTTAGGGAGAATTTTCTGCCGACTTTTCTGTCTCACCTTGGCTCTGGCTTTGTTCGCGCTGATGAATGTATGTGTGTGGATGAAATGGCGTGATTCTGCTGACAAATTATTTTCAATTCTGTCAGCGTTCCTGTTGCGATCCCTTGGCGTCCAGGTGATTGTTGATGACAGTCAGGTTTGTGAGCGTGTTGGATTCAACATTATTCAAGTTTATGATCAATCCAGCTGGTTTGATTTGCTCGTTGCTCGGGGTTCTTTTGGGCTAAACACTTTGTTTGCAGATTCAGGAAATTTGCGTTTCGAGAGATGTTCTGGTGTTGATCTGTCGATTGACGAAAGTAATGAGAATATAAATTCTTATACTGATCTGTGTGTCGGGGGTAGGCAAATTTGCATTCCCTTTGCTGCGAATAATCGAGAGCTTGTGAAGAGTTTTTGGTCCGTTTGTCGTTCATGCAATTTGTTGATCGTTCCTTGGATTTTTGTTTATGAAAACAGCGTTGATTTTAATATTAACACTGTGGATAAATTCTTGAGACTTTTTTGTTCTCGTCTCGCTTCGCCGGTCTTGCTTGTCAGGGCTAGACGAGCTCGTTCGTCTGCTATCAACTGTCCTTCAGGTATGAATGCCGAAGAATTTGTGATGAAAGTTGAGTCGATGTTTTTTAGTTGA